The Syngnathus scovelli strain Florida chromosome 21, RoL_Ssco_1.2, whole genome shotgun sequence DNA segment attaactgccctaaatagctacattaggcgctaacatttgctttttttgtccgattgaacccgtttcaacattttaaccccaaaagtgaacctcctgaagctgttcttttacgttttgttccaaatttcaaaatattttggcgcaattgctttttcttttaattcccattcattctctatggggattcaacatttgctctcacttctacatttttttaccgattcaacccgttccaacattcaactgttcatcttttgcctgcctattctagaactttccacttaccaaaaattctctacaatttcgtttttctactcttctttccacattttccaaccgattcaacccattccaactttattcactttgtttaccttatgcttaccatattcacctccttcacccccacttccagtgtggcggccatcttggattgacccggaagtgcccccaatgaacccagaatgacccggaagtgccccatatcaaaccggaattaaccttaggtaaacaggaagtgacctcatgtaaaccggaagtgaccccgaatcaaaccggaagtgacctttttaaaccggaagtgacctttttaaaccggaagtgaccccaaataaaccggaagtgacctcagctagaccggaagtgcctctaatcaaaccggaagtgacccaaatagaccggaagtgacccaagtcaaaccggaagtcaccttatttcaacattacgtGCCcctaatacctacatttgcgctaacttttgccatttttgtccgattaagcccgtttcaacattttaaccccaaaagtgaatttCCTGAAGCCGggttttttttccgtttttttccaaatttccaCGTTTTGGCGCTATGTTTTATTTCCCATTCATTGTCTAtgaggattcaacatttgctctaattttgcaatttttgtccgatacAATCCTTTTCAACATttgaaccccaaaagtgaacctcctgaacccGTATATTTGTATACGTATTCACGTATAGACGTGAACATTACATTTATTCCGGTGTTGCCGCTGCTACGTGACGACGGTAAGTCGCAACACAACGCCCTAAGAATTCAAATGgccaaatgttctcaataatgGTCTAATCTACTATAAACTATTATGTTTACGTCCATATGTTTGTCTGCCTGTGAGTGTAGGAAACCTTGCCTCAAACGGTCCTCGCGTCTTCATGCTATTGTTAGCACGCTCAAGTACAACCGGCAAGACGCATTCAAGTTTGCTCGAAGAATCAAAAACCCGCTTCATTGTATTCATCTCTGAATACAGACAGCAAACAAGAAACGTATCCACAATGTACCCAATCGAAGTGCATGTGCGTCTATCGTTAAGGGTAGATAACTGATAACAGCCCAAGATTATTATTACAAAAGTCGTGTCCAAAACAACCACAGACAACACTGCCTCGCCACATTGCAAAATTATCACAGAATTGTCCAAACTCTACTTTTGATGTTCAACCAGCAGCACATCGTCATTTTTGTGACTAGATACGTGGCTCAAAACACGGTAATTTAATAAGCTTACCCCAGGGACTTGAAATTTTGATTTTCCCATTGCCTTAAATGCCTCACGAGCGCATGTACGCTTTACGACGCGAACATTACATTCATTCCGGTGTTGCCTTTGCTGCGCGACAACGGTAAGGTGGCGACACGACGCCGTCTTAAGAATTCAAATGGATAAATGTTCTCCAATATGGTCTAATCTACTTTAAACTATCATGTTTAAGTCCATTTGGTGTTTGTCCGCGCGTGTTGGCAACTTAGCTTCAAACGGTCTGTGCGTCTTCTTGCTATTGTTAGCACGCTAGCATCTGCGTTTGTTACAGTTAGCTTGTTAGCGCGCGCGTAAACAACATTCGTATATTCTTCAACCGTTGAGCGTTATAGTCCTTGCGTCCTAAGACGCTCTAACGTGAGGGGTGATTAGACTCAGCAAAATAAGGACGATTGGTGTCATGTTTGTACATTGTAAATAAGATTGGTTCAATGTCCATTTGTTGTTTAGGTTGCCTTGTGTTTGGTTTATAAAGTCATCATACGCCCCCCATTTAAATTTCTTTACGGCAAAAATGTATGGCGTCTTTCTCCCTGAAGTTATTCAATAACAACGGGGAACTCAAGATTTGTTGAGTTACTTCTGACAACCTGGTGTTTTTATTAGTGTCAAAGTAATTTCTGTTTAGAAAATGAGGCATTTGAGGCGTGCTAACTCAGTCATGTATTCACATTTATTGAAAATGTTCAGTGGCTCTATACTTATTcatatacatataaatacacACATAGTTTTTGGgtcataacaaaatatttgtttttacatgcacgtttttggttgaatgatttttttttgaaaatatgaGACTCAGGCGATTCGGAAGTCTGTCTCATGTTCGATAAATTTACTTTTGTATGCCTCATTAAGGCATTGCTATCTGTATGATTGGTCTGTATGTGTGCAGTGAGGTTCTCACCGTGAGAACCCTGAAGGCGATGATGAACGATGATGAATCGTGATAGAGTAGTTTAATAATGTATTTGAATTGCACCAATTTTCATGAAAATTGGCTGATCATGATAGGAGCATCCCTGGTTCTGACCATTTTGCGGATGTGGTAAAAGTGTGTTGTGGGTTCTGTGGAAGTTTGAACATTTTCTCCAAACAAGAAAATTCACGTTTTTATGCTGTATTGTATCTTTTTGTTTGGGAGCGATTGTGTGCAAGAAGTATTAAAAAATTCCAatcccaaatattttttgtaattaaaaatgataaataatgcattttaaaacattttttacatttgatgCAAATTTATGTTGAAGTACAGTAActgatttctctctctctcttcctctctaTCTGCAGCTGAATTGCTTTGATCAAAGGTAAGGTGTGGATTATGATTTAATTTCACGAATGGCATCAGACTTTTTCAGACAGATTTGTAGTTTTTATCGTCAACAAAATACTCCTTCATGCTCTTTATTTTTACTGGATTTTGAAAATACACGACTGAAGAGGATTGCAAAGTAGGTATTGGTGTTACATAGAAAGTACCCTGACAAAATATCACAAagatttgaggttttttttgtgggggataTTTGTCATGTATTACGTTTGTTGTTGTGGTGCTTGACGTACTGTTACTTCCCAGTTTGAACACTAAGTGTCACCCAAGTAACATTAAAAACGGATGCGGTGCTGTCGCTCCGTTGCAGCGTaaacaataaatgaaaaaagcAATATAAGAATAATTATTGAAATTACTGCAAGTGTCAAACTTGTTTGTCAACATCATACATCAACCCCTcacattttgaaacattttacggccatTGAATACCTGCCGAGCTATACTGCAATGAAGACGAGGCGGGGAGTGTCTATTTTTCATCGCCACTGCAAGTCCTTTGAAAACAAGTGGCAGCTTGTCCAATTTTCAACGACTTTTATGAGGCAGCTTTTTTTACTTCTGCTATCATTATAAAGCATGTATAGATCCGTTCCCGTTTATTTTCTTTGAGATGCTGATGAAAGCCAAAGCAGCGCTGCAGAAACACTGCGTATCGTGTTTGTAGCTATCGCCACTAATAATGCATCACGTGGTGTAATACATTTGCTGTATTACGACGAAAGGATGTTAAtgcatgttttatgtgtgtttaTGTTACCATTGGTTGAATATGTGTCATATTCAAATGTAATATTAAGCTAACCCTTTGGGTTTTCTAACAAATTGTGACCTTCAGTCGTGTTGTGTGTGAATAGTGACTATTCCTCTAATTTTTTGTATCATTGGTTTGTTTGGTGACATCAGCATCCTTAGTTGTGACCACTGTGTGGATGTGTTTGAAGTGAAGAATATTCAAATTTGTATGTTCTGTTCTTGCTTAATTTTGATTAAGGAGATTGTGTGCTaaaaaatatttagaatatcaaaatatttgtatattttaaatAGTCCTGCAACATTTTGTATGATTTTTGTACGCAGATGTATGTTCAAGTACAATAACTGATTCTCTTTTTGTCTCTGTTTGCAGAGTTCATTCGCTTTGACCAAAGGTGAAGTGCGGATTGTATCCAGCCAGGTAACCATGCTTCCACCCATTAGGCCATAAATAAATGCTATTGTTAGGAATATAACTACAATCTTTAAGCATTTACTGCTGTGCATTTTAtcattcattttatgtggccacaTAATTAACATGATTTTCTATACAGAATTGCTCGTcgaatttcacattttattataaATTGTCATGGCAATTTAATTTTAGTCAATTTCTCATATACGGCGGGTCAGTGGTCACAGTACAAATAAGACTGCAGTGCTACAATTTTTTAAAGCTGACCTGAATTATAAGAGTGGTAGGAAGATGGTACCGTTGTAACAACTATTTGAATTATGTGGTTGACTTGAATTAATGCTTTTATGCTTTTTGTACCCCTTCTCTCCAGGCTGTCGACTGAGTCCCACCCCAACCCTCTTTATCGCTGCTCCACCTTGTGTCTCTGACTTCTTTCAATTACTGTCCCTCTCGTGGTGTTGATAAGACGATTTGTGGTGTGGATAAGACAAAACCCCTTTTTGGGCTGTTCATGAAAAAACCCTTTTTGGGCTGTGCATTGAAAGATATCCCCTTGCATCGGGGCCTGACTCTTGAGACTTCTTTATTACCTGTTGTGCGGAATCCAGTTGAGAAAAGTACAACACACGAGCCATGCCACGCAAAAGCAAGaaggcgcaagctctcaaagtaAGCTGGCAAAAGCGTAAAAACAACACAGACTCTGGAAGTGCAGGTAAACCAACAGCCGCCAAAGAATTGATGGCCATTGAACCTGAAAACTCTATGGAGGTAATGATGTCTACATCTCATGATCCTGTAACATGTGTTTTGGCATCCTACAGTCAAGATCATCCAAAGTATACTGATTCCAGAAACAGTCAGTGTGCTGCAAACTCTGTTACATTTCTAGCTTTCCTGCAGGAGACAGACAATGTGACCAGTGCTCACCTGGACCTTGTGCTCGATCGAGGCAATGAGCTCTATGTGGCTACTGTGGCTATGCTGAAAGCAGAAGGACGGTAcgaacatcatcatttggcaacCGATGAAATTCCATCCATTGTGCGTGGCTTTCACAAACAACATGTGTTAATAAAGTACCAGTCAATGTATGGTCTTTTCAATTCCTCTATTGCTGATGTGGCATTTATGATGCTCCGTGACGGACTTCAGTGCCTGGTGTCAGAGGTAAATTGTGCTCTTTTGGTTATGAATTCATTGTTTATTGCAGTTTTCCAAAACCAAGGAAGATATGGCTATTTTGATCCACACGCCAGAGAACGTGATGGGCTCCCTCTGCCCGCCGGTGCACCACATGGTACAGCTGTCATGATGCTTTTTACACGTTTGAACGATCTGATAGATAAGCTCATACAGGTTTTCACTCTGGCTGGGGCCGCTCCCACTACTCAATATGAATTGATGCCGGTAAGTTTTCAACCTATTGACAATCCAAGTGACCGTGAAATGGCGACTGATGGAGAATCGTCTCTTATGAGAACACACAATGATGATGCTATGTTAAGCCAGTCTGCTGCTGAGATGACACAGCGTGTGGTGACGGGTGAGTCCAGACCATGTGCTAGCAAACACTACGAGTCCATTGAGGAGGCGCATGACAACAGTAAGGTGGAAtgtacacaacaaaaacaaacacgagATGTGTTGAAAATTGCGAAATCCAAAAGGAAAACATTTGAAAGACGAACTCAAGCCCATAAGATAATTGATAAAGCTATGGCGAGAGTCACAAAACAAGAAACAAGGCGAATAAACACAAACCTGAAAAAGAAGGAAAGTTACAGCCAAACTCCAGAGATTAGACAACGTAAAAAGTCCTACATAGTGACTCGCTACCAGCAAGACCCTAATTTCCGTGTGAAACAAAAGTCGTTTGCAGTCGACCGCTATTGCAAACATGACACAATTAAGATGAAACAGCGTTCTTATAGCAAACAGAAATATAGTCATGACGATGAATATCGAGCAAAAAAGTGTTATTCTATTAAACAGAAATATAGTTATAATGTTGAGTATCGGACCAGAAAATGCTCATATATCAATCAGAGATATGGTCATGACGATCAATTTCGGAACAAACAACGTTCCTATATCAAGCAGAGATATGGTCATGACGATCAATTTCGGAACAAACAACGTTCCTATATCAAGCAGAGATATAGTCATGACGATCAATTTCGGAACAAACAACGTTCCTATATCAAGCAGAAATATGGTCATGACGATCAATTTCGGAACAAACAACGTTCCTATATCAAGCAGAGATATAGTCATGACGATACATTTCGGAACAAACAACGTTCCTACATCAAGCAAAGATATGGTCATGACGATGAATTTAGGCGTAAACAACGATCTTATATCAAAGAACGTTACGCACTTGATCCTGTATTCAGATCCAAGCAGAAAGAAAACACGAGTTTGGTCTGGAAAGCCAAACATGATTCATCAATGAAGGCAAATGCAAATCGCACTGCATTGAAACTGCTACAAAAATACAGAGTCATCAACAGATTATGTAAAGAGAGAAACGACTGCGCAATCATGAAAGCTGTTGCGCTATTCCAAGTTCAGGTAAAAAATGGACCGACTTTTGTTTGCACAGTTTGCCACAGAGCATTATTTCCCAATCAAGTACGCCAGCTGATCCAATATAAGAAAAACAAGGACGTTGTTGCAAGTTGCCTTACACGAAGGTTTGTTCATGATTGTGATCGTGAATGTAACACATGCTGCAAAGTACCGGATGAGAGAAAAATGGAGTGGATATGTCACACCTGCCATGCACATCTCAAAGATGGTAAAATGCCAGCACTTGCTGTAAATAACAATCTCCAACTTGCAGACATTCCCACTGAACTGTGTGATCTGAATATTCTGGAAAGACATCttgtttcaaaatgcatttcattTGCCAAAATTGTCCCTCTGCCAAAGGGTCAACAACGAGCCATTCGTGGGAATGTTGTGTGTGTACcatctgaagtggaagaaacggtCAATGTCTTGCCCAGACTAAGAAGTAGGTCTCAGGTGTTGCGAGTGAAACTGAAGAGACGACTCTGTTACAAAGGGCATCAGATATTTCAAACTGTCACTTGGTCCAAGCTAATGAGTGCCCTGATaaaactgaaacaaattcatcCGCAGTACAGAAACATAACCATTCGCGACGATGCTGACCTTTGTGACCCGACGCTCGCTGATGACGAGAGCAGCTCTGATGGAGACGAAATGAACGAAAGTGACTACAATGAGGAAGACCTCGAGGCAATCCACACATTTGAGAGGGATGCTCTTTGTGAATTGAACAGTGACTCACAGAATGATCCTTGTGGTAATGTGCAAAACCAACAGAGTGCTGACAATGTGGAAGAAGGTGATGCACCAAACGGTGGGGTTATCCTGGAGTCATGTCTCCAACCAAATGATGTGTCAGAGGAAATTATGAGTTTTACTCAAGGCATTTACTGTGTGGCTCCTGCAGAAAGAAATAACCCTGTAAGCTTTTTCAGGACACCGAAACTTGAGGCCATGGCATTTCCAGTGCAGTTTCCAACTGGAAAAAACACCCTTGATGAAGGGAGACAAGTAAAACTCACACCaagcaaatatttcaaaacacgTCTGTGTTGTGTGGATGAACGTTTTGCTCGTGATACAAACTACTTGTTCTTTGCTCAGTTTGTGACTGAAATTTACCAGGCAACATCAAGCATGAGAATCCAGCTACGCAAAGGTAAACCTTTTACCAGGGATGGTCGAAGGATAAACAATGCTATGCTGCAGGACAAACGTGAAGTTGAAAAACTGGTGCGCAGCAAAGATGCCGTCCGTTTTATGACTCCCCTGAGAGGGACGCCAGCCTATTGGGAAAGAACCACCAAAGATCTCTTTGCAATGATCCGACAGCTGGGTACACCCACATTTTTCTGCACATTTTCTGCTGCCGAAATGCGTTGGGAAGAGGTCATCACTGCCATTAAAGCGCAACAAGGTGAGGTGGTGAATTTTGCTGAACTTGACTGGGCTACCAAGTGTGAGATTCTGCGCAGCAATCCAGTGACGACAATGCGCATGTTTGACAAACGTGTGGAAGCTCTGTTCAGAGATTTGATCCTCTCTCCGGCACAACCGATTGGTGAAGTCGTTGACTACTTCTACAGGTTAGAGTTTCAGCACAGAGGAAGTCCTCACATTCATTGTCTCATATGGGTTAAAGGTGCCCCTGTATTTGAGGAAGCCTCAGAAGGAGCCATCTGTGAATTTGTGTCTCGCTACATCTCGGCTCAGCTGCCGGACCCAGAAAAGGAACCCGAATTGTATAAAAAAGTCACAGAAGttcagatgcacagcaaaagtcACTCCAAAACGTGTGTCAAACACCAAGGTGCAAACTGCAGATTTGGTTTTCCCAAACAACCGTGCGAAACCACAATGATCATCACACCTGTAGCctgtgaaaatcaagatcaacagAAGGAGAAGCAGGTGGTGGCAAATGACAAGCTTGTTCGTGTGCAGCGTTTGCTGAATGAACCTGAAACCTCATCCCTGACTTTGCCACAGCTTTTGGCTAAATGCAAGCTCACTGATGCTGAGTACATGGAATGTTTGTACATGACCGCCTCAAAGAGTTCGGTTGTGCTCAAGCGAGATCCAAAAGACTGCTGGGTGAACAACTACAACCGCCATTTGCTTCTTGCCTGGGATGGCAACTTGGACATCCAGTACATTCTGAATGCCTATTCGTGCATCGCATACATCTGCAGCTACATCAGCAAAGCTGAACACGGTCTGAGTCAATACTTGAAATCTGTTATTGAAAACTCACGCAATGATAATGTCAATGAGAgtgatgaaatgaaacaaatcaTGCAAGCGTActcaaaaaaaagagaagtgagTGCTCAGGAGTGTGTCGCACGTGCGTGCGGCTTGCATATGAAACAGTCCTCCCGCAGTATGATATTTGTACAAACGAGTGACAATGCGCTGAAAATGAGTtatcctctctctctccttgaGGGCAAAACGCAGGAGTCTCATGAAGTGTGGATGACTGGCCTGCCAGACAAATATAAATGCAGACCCCAAACGAAGGACTTTGAAGTGATGTGCTTGGCTGATTTTGCATCAACATGCAGAATTGTTTATGGCAAACAGGTAAAAGGCAAAAATGTTTTGCGTCTGCTGAATGACATGGGGTTTgtccagaaaagaaaagaaaaacctgcAGTCATCAAATATTGCAAATTCTCAGAACAAAAGAATCCAGAGGAATATTATTGCTCCTTGCTCAAGCTGTACCTGCCTCATCGTGCTAATTGCCAGTTAAAATCTGAACGCTGTCCCTCATATCAATTGTTTCATGATCATGCCTGTGTACAGTTACCATATAGTGACTCTGTGGAGCGTGTGTGCGAAATTGTCAAAAGGAACAGAGAAAGGTATGAGAAACACAGTAAAGACATTGACGATGCCATCCAAGAGGTGGAGGAGAGTGGGCTTGTCATAAACGAATGGTGCCACCTGGCTCCTGAGAGTGAGTTGCAAAGACTCGAATGCATTGAGGAAATCAACGCAAGAGATGAACCAAATGACAACGCAGAGGAAAATGTCCCGGACTATAACGTAAGGTCAGAAACAACAGAAATTTCCATTGTGACAGAGGCTGCTGCCATCGATCCCACAGTGTTACGTGACATGTATCGGAACCTGAACCAAAAGCAAGCGGCTGTCTTCTACAAGGTCAGAGATTGGTGCATAAAACGTGTGTGTAACTCAAAGCCAATCGAGCAGTTCTTCTACTACATCAACGGTGGCGCCGGGACCGGCAAATCACATCTGATCAAATGTATCCATGCAGAGGCTACCAAAATACTGAACAGACTACCACGGCTGGCTGAGGAGGCCGACATTTCCAAACAGACGGTTGTTCTCGCAGCCTTCACTGGCACGGCGGCTTTCAACATTTCTGGGACAACTTTGCATTGTCTGCTCAAACTGCCGAGATGTCTCAAACCCCCATACCACGGCCTGGGCAATAAACTGGACGAAGTCAGAGCCGAGCTGTCAATCGCCGAAATACTCATTATCGACGAAATTTCCATGGTGTCCAAAGACCTCTTTGCCTATGTGAATGCCAGGTTGAAACAAATCAAAGGCATCAATTTACCTTTTGGTGGCATGTCTGTTGTTGCTGTTGGAGATTTCTTTCAGCTCCCTCCCGTGAGACAGTCCAAACCTCTATGCGTGTACGATCCCACTCGGCTGGACCACTGGCGTGACAACTTCAAAAAGATCACGCTCACCACCGTCATGAGGCAGAAAGATGATGTTGCCTTTGCTGAACTCCTGAACCGACTCAGGGTCAAAGAAAAGTCTGATGAACTGTCGGAACTGGACAGAGCTCTGCTTGCCACAAGGTACACTTCTCCAGAAATGTGTCCAAGTCATATTCTGCATGTTTTTGCCACCAATAAACAGGTAGATGGCCATAACTCTGCGATGCTGACTCTGCTTCATAAGGACATTGTACAAATTGATGCAGATGACTACAAGAAGGACAAACGAACTGGCAGAATGGCGAGGCAAACTTTCCCTGTGCAAGGCGCTAAGAGCGAGCTCCCGGACTCAATCAAAGTTGCCCTCGGTGCTCGGGTTATGCTCACACGTAATATTGATGTTCAAGCAGGTTTGTGCAACGGGACGTTTGCAAAAATTGTGGAATTGGTCAACTATCCGAACGAAGCCCGTGTCCAGAAACTTGGGTTGGAACTTGATCATGTGAGTAACACAGCGCGTGCCGCTAACCGTGTGTACATTGACAGACAGGAGGAAAAGCTGAAAAAGGCTGGAGTGATGCGTCGACAGTTTCCTATCAAGCTTGCTTTTGCCTGCACGATCCACAAGGTACAAGGCATGACAACATCAGAGGCTGCTGTTTCGCTGAAAGGCGTTTTCGAACATGGTATGGGGTACGTAGCTTTGAGTAGAGTGACTTCGCTCAGTGGTCTGCATATTCTGCATATGGATGAGAGAAGACTTCATGCAAATCCAGAAATCACTGCTGCTCTTGCTGAGATGGCAGAGGATTCTTTGGAGAGCGTAATGCCCCTCCTTAACGTGATGCCGTCGGTAGATCGGGCAAATCACCTGGTTGTCATCCATCATAACACCGAAGGGCTGTCTTGTCATGTGCAGGATATCAGGTGTCACCACGAACTGCATTTTGCTGATGTTTTGTGCTTCACAGAGACACACTTTCAAGGATCTGTGGCTGATGGACGTGCCTGCTTGGAAGGCTTCACAATGTTTCACAGGAACCGAAGAGATTCTTACACAAACTGTCCTGACTTGGCAACAAAACTTGGTGGCGGCGTAGGTATTTGTGTCAAAAGTCACATCGCGGCCCAGGAAAAGAAATACATACAGGGTGTGACCGACATTGAATTTGTTGTGGTGAAACTTGAAGCTCCCCTCAATGTGTTGATTGCTGCCGTTTACCGGCCTCCAGGCAACAGTCTGCGCACATTTCTGCCAAGCCTGGGAAATCTGTTAAGGTATCTTGAAGTAATGGACCATCATCAGATCTTGGTATGTGGAGATTTTAATGAAGATATGCTATCTGCCTCATTCAAGCCCATTCTTGATTTGTTTCGCTCAACAGGTTACACACAACTCATAACCACTGCTACCACTGACAAAAACACATTGCTTGACCTAATTTTTGTCTCTCGACCTCAGTGTGCTCTTCATTCAGGTGTCTTGCAAACGTACTACAGCTATCACAATCCTGTTTTCTGTGTTTTGACCACTGAAAGGTAAGCCACAGCTAAATCATGTCGTTCAGCATTTGCAAAAAGGATGGAAATCAAAACGTGAACGTCGTCGTAAGTGTATAATATTAGTGGTGGGATGTGGTGGGTGATTTGTTGCCTTTATGGTAGATGGGATCTGGGACGAAGGTTGctcaaaatgacaaatgaaagaaaccattagattcaaaataaaacataactACAGACCTATGTATGACATACTTTATGTTTTCTGCAGATAGTATAAATGTAGCTGACCTCATGTCTATGGTGG contains these protein-coding regions:
- the LOC137839803 gene encoding uncharacterized protein isoform X5; the protein is MPRKSKKAQALKVSWQKRKNNTDSGSAAFLQETDNVTSAHLDLVLDRGNELYVATVAMLKAEGRYEHHHLATDEIPSIVRGFHKQHVLIKYQSMYGLFNSSIADVAFMMLRDGLQCLVSEVNCALLVMNSLFIAVFQNQGRYGYFDPHARERDGLPLPAGAPHGTAVMMLFTRLNDLIDKLIQVFTLAGAAPTTQYELMPVSFQPIDNPSDREMATDGESSLMRTHNDDAMLSQSAAEMTQRVVTGESRPCASKHYESIEEAHDNSKVECTQQKQTRDVLKIAKSKRKTFERRTQAHKIIDKAMARVTKQETRRINTNLKKKESYSQTPEIRQRKKSYIVTRYQQDPNFRVKQKSFAVDRYCKHDTIKMKQRSYSKQKYSHDDEYRAKKCYSIKQKYSYNVEYRTRKCSYINQRYGHDDQFRNKQRSYIKQRYGHDDQFRNKQRSYIKQRYSHDDQFRNKQRSYIKQKYGHDDQFRNKQRSYIKQRYSHDDTFRNKQRSYIKQRYGHDDEFRRKQRSYIKERYALDPVFRSKQKENTSLVWKAKHDSSMKANANRTALKLLQKYRVINRLCKERNDCAIMKAVALFQVQVKNGPTFVCTVCHRALFPNQVRQLIQYKKNKDVVASCLTRRFVHDCDRECNTCCKVPDERKMEWICHTCHAHLKDGKMPALAGQQRAIRGNVVCVPSEVEETVNVLPRLRSRSQVLRVKLKRRLCYKGHQIFQTVTWSKLMSALIKLKQIHPQYRNITIRDDADLCDPTLADDESSSDGDEMNESDYNEEDLEAIHTFERDALCELNSDSQNDPCGNVQNQQSADNVEEGDAPNGGVILESCLQPNDVSEEIMSFTQGIYCVAPAERNNPVSFFRTPKLEAMAFPVQFPTGKNTLDEGRQVKLTPSKYFKTRLCCVDERFARDTNYLFFAQFVTEIYQATSSMRIQLRKGKPFTRDGRRINNAMLQDKREVEKLVRSKDAVRFMTPLRGTPAYWERTTKDLFAMIRQLGTPTFFCTFSAAEMRWEEVITAIKAQQGEVVNFAELDWATKCEILRSNPVTTMRMFDKRVEALFRDLILSPAQPIGEVVDYFYRLEFQHRGSPHIHCLIWVKGAPVFEEASEGAICEFVSRYISAQLPDPEKEPELYKKVTEVQMHSKSHSKTCVKHQGANCRFGFPKQPCETTMIITPVACENQDQQKEKQVVANDKLVRVQRLLNEPETSSLTLPQLLAKCKLTDAEYMECLYMTASKSSVVLKRDPKDCWVNNYNRHLLLAWDGNLDIQYILNAYSCIAYICSYISKAEHGLSQYLKSVIENSRNDNVNESDEMKQIMQAYSKKREVSAQECVARACGLHMKQSSRSMIFVQTSDNALKMSYPLSLLEGKTQESHEVWMTGLPDKYKCRPQTKDFEVMCLADFASTCRIVYGKQVKGKNVLRLLNDMGFVQKRKEKPAVIKYCKFSEQKNPEEYYCSLLKLYLPHRANCQLKSERCPSYQLFHDHACVQLPYSDSVERVCEIVKRNRERYEKHSKDIDDAIQEVEESGLVINEWCHLAPESELQRLECIEEINARDEPNDNAEENVPDYNVRSETTEISIVTEAAAIDPTVLRDMYRNLNQKQAAVFYKVRDWCIKRVCNSKPIEQFFYYINGGAGTGKSHLIKCIHAEATKILNRLPRLAEEADISKQTVVLAAFTGTAAFNISGTTLHCLLKLPRCLKPPYHGLGNKLDEVRAELSIAEILIIDEISMVSKDLFAYVNARLKQIKGINLPFGGMSVVAVGDFFQLPPVRQSKPLCVYDPTRLDHWRDNFKKITLTTVMRQKDDVAFAELLNRLRVKEKSDELSELDRALLATRYTSPEMCPSHILHVFATNKQVDGHNSAMLTLLHKDIVQIDADDYKKDKRTGRMARQTFPVQGAKSELPDSIKVALGARVMLTRNIDVQAGLCNGTFAKIVELVNYPNEARVQKLGLELDHVSNTARAANRVYIDRQEEKLKKAGVMRRQFPIKLAFACTIHKVQGMTTSEAAVSLKGVFEHGMGYVALSRVTSLSGLHILHMDERRLHANPEITAALAEMAEDSLESVMPLLNVMPSVDRANHLVVIHHNTEGLSCHVQDIRCHHELHFADVLCFTETHFQGSVADGRACLEGFTMFHRNRRDSYTNCPDLATKLGGGVGICVKSHIAAQEKKYIQGVTDIEFVVVKLEAPLNVLIAAVYRPPGNSLRTFLPSLGNLLRYLEVMDHHQILVCGDFNEDMLSASFKPILDLFRSTGYTQLITTATTDKNTLLDLIFVSRPQCALHSGVLQTYYSYHNPVFCVLTTER